The DNA region CGTTGGTTCTGCGCACGGGGTGGGCGGGTGGGAGTGAGGCGGCGGATTTTTTTCGTGTTAATCAGCAAAAAATTTCGTGAATCTTCACGCAAAAAATTTGAATACATAGCAAAAATTTTATCTCTGTGAAGTCTTGCAAATGAATTAATTAACTCACATTTTTGTATTAGTAAATGTATTAGTAAAAATTTAATTTTTTCGTTAAAATTTGCGGCAAAATCTATAATAATTTCAGCGGGTCACGTTCACATAAAAAATTTATTTCTTGTCTAAACTAAAATATAATTATAATCTCTCACACTGATATAATAATAAAAATTTAAACATGAAAGGCTAAAAAATTTCTTCCATGAGCAAAAAACTTCTTGATATACGGGAGGTAAAGCAGCTCCCGGTTAACTCTGAATTTTACGTGATGGGCGTTGTATCTCGTCTCACAAGGCGCAAAGATCGCAACGATAGATTATTCTGGGATATAACATTGAGCGACGAATACGGCGAAATCACCGGCAAAATATGGAGCGACTCAACATGGTACAGCAGGCAGGGCGGAGATAATTTCCCGATTGATCCCGATAATTGCGGCTTAAAATTTGAAGGCTCTAGTTTGGGAGTCAGCGGCAGAGTGTCAGAATTTCGCGAATTACTGCAATATAATTTTTCAGAAGTATATTATCTTGATCAGGAAAAATTCCCCCCGGTCGGTTTTGTCAGACATTCGCCGATTGATATAAATTATCTTGAGAAAAATTTTTATGACTTAATAGCCGAGATTAAGCACAAGAAATTACATGATTTTGTTTTCGCAGTATTCTTTAAGCATGGACTCTGGGATAAATTCAAGACTTGGCCGGGCGCGATTTCTATACATCATGCATATATGAACGGCTTGCTTGAACACTCTGTATCTATGACAATGGCAGCTAGAGACTTGGCAAAACACTATCATGAAAATTTCAAGATTCCAGTTAATATTGATTTAGTCATAGCGGGCGCATTAATTCACGATATAGGCAAGCTGGAATCTTATAATCTCACTCCTACACCGCAAATGACTCTTGACGGGAATGTAATAGATCATATTGTACTGGGATATAATTTATTCAGGAAATTAGCAGAAATAGAGAATCTTGACGAAAATATAACGCGTTCACTCGGTCATATTATTATCAGTCATCACGGTCTGCGTGAATATGGCTCGCCAGTTCTGCCCGCGACTCCTGAAGCAATTATTGTAAGTGCCGCCGATGATTTAGACTTCAAATTAAATTTCTGGAAAAATCAGATTGACGCTTTAAACCCTCAAAGTGAAATGACTGATTATTTATCATTTGTGGATCGCAGACTTTGGCGGGGTGTTGAGATAAATTCATGAGCTATTTACGTAATAATGACTGGCAGCGGCTTTATAAAAATTTACCGGGCATATTTGAACTCGAAATCATGAAAGCAAGCGGGGTTAAAATAAATTCATGAGTTATTCTATAAAAATTTCTCGCGATGATGACGGGCGGCGGCTTGATAGGACTTTACGCGGCATATTTAAATGGGTCAATCTCGGCGAAATCATGAAAGCAATTCGGACGGGCTTAATTCGTGTGAACTCTCAGAAAGCAAAGGAGCCGGGCTTGCACTTAATGACCGGTGATGAAGTTCTCGTACCTTGGCCGCTTAATAGAGATGAAAAAATTATTACTAATCACAAGCCTTCACTTGGGCAGATAAAAATTTTATTTCAGGGCGAAAATGTTTTGATTCTCAATAAACCGGCGGGGATTCTCGTACAGCCCGACGAACCTAACGGAGACAGCATAATTTCTCGCGTCTGGGCAGTCATGAACTCAAAGAAGGCCGCAGCAGTTCACAGACTCGACCGCAATACAACAGGAGTCTTAAGTGTAGCTTTACGGGGGGACTCACTGCGGGCACTTGAAGAATTATTCAAGCAAAGACGAGTCAGAAAATTTTATCTCGCTGTAGTTGCCGGGGAAGTTAAAGAAAATTTATTAATTGACGCTCCATTATTGAAGGATTCAGCAAAAAATATCGTGAAAGTTTCAGACTCAGGACTCACGGCTTTGACTCAATGCGAAAAAATTGCGGGCGATAATGAATACTCACTTGTAAGGCTTGAATTATTGACGGGGCGGACTCATCAGGCACGTGTTCACATGAGTTATATAAATCACGCGATTTTAGGCGACAGGAAATATGGAAATTTTGCAGTGAATCACAAGCTAAAAAATTTGACTCGGCCGTTATTGCACGCTTATGAACTCGAATTCCCGGAAAACTTGCACGAGTCTTTAAGCGAAATAGACGGGAAGAAATTTATCGCTCCGATTCCTGATGACATGAGAGAATTTATAGATTTTCGCAAATGGGAGATTGATTTATAGATGAATACAAAATATTTTTTCTTGAGATTGCTTATTGCGTTAATTTTGCCGCTGGGATTCTTTTATATAGTAGATTATATTGCGGTTAAGAACTGGGACAGCAGCGAGTCATTAATTGTAGAAGTAATAGAGGCCTCCCCTGAAAAAGTTTTGAAGACTGATCAAGATAACGAGGCATTTACGACTTTGGAGCGCGATACAGTTTTAAAAATTTTATCGGATTCAAGAGCTGACGAGATCGTAAAAGTAAAAACAGTGAGACTCGCAGGTTCAGGGCCTGAAGTAAAACCGGGCGGGCGTTATTTATTAGTCTGGGACGTGTTCGACGATGGTAATGTGCAATATTCTCTTGCTGACGGATTTAGAATCTCAAATGTTGCTACAGTAATTTTTGCTGTCTGTGTAATATTAATTGCAATGGCGGGAACTCGCGGATTTCTTGCGCTGTTAGGTTTGGGAGCTTCAATTGCTGTATTAGTATTTATTATGATTCCATTAATGACTCAAGGCTGGGATCCTGTTTTGCTGGCACTTGCGAGCGTGTTTATAATTTCGACTGTTACAATTTTGTGCGTAGTCAGATATTTTCGTTATATGTTAGTTGCATTATTAGGGAGTCTCGGCGGAGTATTATGCGGATTTCTCTGCGGCTGGATCATGGTGCATATTTGGCAGTTAACCGGGCTTGCTGGTGAGGGGGGTGCCTTGCTTGCGTCGACTTTACCGG from Synergistaceae bacterium includes:
- a CDS encoding RluA family pseudouridine synthase, which codes for MSYSIKISRDDDGRRLDRTLRGIFKWVNLGEIMKAIRTGLIRVNSQKAKEPGLHLMTGDEVLVPWPLNRDEKIITNHKPSLGQIKILFQGENVLILNKPAGILVQPDEPNGDSIISRVWAVMNSKKAAAVHRLDRNTTGVLSVALRGDSLRALEELFKQRRVRKFYLAVVAGEVKENLLIDAPLLKDSAKNIVKVSDSGLTALTQCEKIAGDNEYSLVRLELLTGRTHQARVHMSYINHAILGDRKYGNFAVNHKLKNLTRPLLHAYELEFPENLHESLSEIDGKKFIAPIPDDMREFIDFRKWEIDL
- a CDS encoding HD domain-containing protein, translating into MSKKLLDIREVKQLPVNSEFYVMGVVSRLTRRKDRNDRLFWDITLSDEYGEITGKIWSDSTWYSRQGGDNFPIDPDNCGLKFEGSSLGVSGRVSEFRELLQYNFSEVYYLDQEKFPPVGFVRHSPIDINYLEKNFYDLIAEIKHKKLHDFVFAVFFKHGLWDKFKTWPGAISIHHAYMNGLLEHSVSMTMAARDLAKHYHENFKIPVNIDLVIAGALIHDIGKLESYNLTPTPQMTLDGNVIDHIVLGYNLFRKLAEIENLDENITRSLGHIIISHHGLREYGSPVLPATPEAIIVSAADDLDFKLNFWKNQIDALNPQSEMTDYLSFVDRRLWRGVEINS
- a CDS encoding YibE/F family protein, encoding MNTKYFFLRLLIALILPLGFFYIVDYIAVKNWDSSESLIVEVIEASPEKVLKTDQDNEAFTTLERDTVLKILSDSRADEIVKVKTVRLAGSGPEVKPGGRYLLVWDVFDDGNVQYSLADGFRISNVATVIFAVCVILIAMAGTRGFLALLGLGASIAVLVFIMIPLMTQGWDPVLLALASVFIISTVTILCVVRYFRYMLVALLGSLGGVLCGFLCGWIMVHIWQLTGLAGEGGALLASTLPALNMRGVLLASVLIGAIGAVLDVGVSVTASMSEFVDYDNYIPLDRLLLAGLNVGGEVLGSMINTLILAYMGSALPMAILINSAGVEFSAILNDPYIAQEIVQGLAGTLGLLFTIPVTAFCFVFQESLRRRHDE